The nucleotide sequence AGTACCTTGAAGGCGGCACCTGCAAAAATTCGAACTGAAATCTGACCTATGGAAAACATCGATTCAAAATATAAAAAAGTGTTTGAAATTCCCATATTGGATGAGGGGCCCGTGGAAAAATTCCTGCACAGGTGCATGCGTTCAGGCATCGTCGCTAAAATTGCTAATAAAACCGACGATGCTTTTGGGTTGGGGAATTTTGTACCGCTAATATTGTTGTTATACTTGATTTATAGACCGAACGCCTGGAAGCTAGTTTTAGGTATAGTCCTGTTGAGTTCGACCCTATTTCCTTACATAGCATACAACATATTACAGCGGATTATCTGAATTCCAGGAGCTTGTAACTTTCGTAGTGGTCGGCCGTGTAATAGATGATGCAACCGGTTTGATAGACAAGTCGTTTTGTGCCGCGGCTCTGGACATTGCCGTAATCCACGTCGGCTTCGCGGTAGGTTCCGTCGGGTAGCAATTTTTCCTTGTTGCCGAAACTGTCGCCGCCGATCATGACACCCAGGGTTTTCCAGGGGTTGAAATTCCATTTGCTGAAAGTGTTTCCTGTGGAACTTTCGTAAAGTTTTTGCCCCTCGTTCTTGCACACATAATTTTTAGGCAGCTTGTCGAACTTGCAGATGTAGGCCCCCACGGAATCCCTGCTGGTGTAAACGCCGGACTCCTTGACGGCCTCGTAAATGGTGAGCTTTTTTTCTGAGTTGCCTGATGAAAACTGCGACGAACTTGACTGAGTCGGTGACGAACTTGACGCGGCCTCTGCGGAACTTGAAACGTCTTCCGAAGAACTGGAAAAGGCGCGTGATGAACTGAATCGGATTTCTGATGAACTGTAATCTTCATCGTCGTCGGAGCTGCTGACGGTAGGGGTGCTGCAACCGAAAAATGCGTTGACGAAAATGGTTAAAAGTACGAAATGTCCAAGGGCGAATTTCATACAGTTGAATATAGTTTTTTAACTTTAAGTTCTAAAATTTCAATAGGCGAAAAAAATGAAAAAAGTTGTTTTACTCGGAATTCTTCTGGCTTCTTCGATGTTTGTCGCCTGCGGTGACGATTCCTCTTCCGGTACATCTGCCGGTGGCAACTGCTTTACCGTAGAAAAATCTGTAAATGCTTGCGAATCCATTTCCAAGGATGATTTCGGTACATGGAAGTTTATTCGTAAGGATTCCTTTGGCGATGATATGCAGTATGTATATACCGTCGAAGGTGAAAAACTGGTGCTGACCACCACGGATTCTGGCTGCAATGTCAAGCGCGATGAAAAGTCCTACTCTTTCTACAATATGACTAAAGAAGCAAGCATCGAGATGTCTTACATGGCGGTTGTCTCTACTTGCGAAGATGGCCAGTAATGTAGCTCCCCGGCTGCACTTGATTTTTGCCTTTCGAAATTCTAGATTGTAGACCAAGGAGATCATTATGGCAAAGAAAGAAAAGCTGACGATCGTCGGCAACGCCAGGGGATCCGCCTCCGAGTCCGCAATGGAATCCGCGGCGATGCGATCCCTTCGAATCGATGGCTCCTGCAACGGGGCGACGCTCCGCACCAGAGTCATCAAGAACAAGAAACTCTACAATCGAAACTTTAAGCACAAGAAGTCCTTCGCTGATGCG is from Fibrobacter sp. UWH6 and encodes:
- a CDS encoding ribonuclease domain-containing protein yields the protein MKFALGHFVLLTIFVNAFFGCSTPTVSSSDDDEDYSSSEIRFSSSRAFSSSSEDVSSSAEAASSSSPTQSSSSQFSSGNSEKKLTIYEAVKESGVYTSRDSVGAYICKFDKLPKNYVCKNEGQKLYESSTGNTFSKWNFNPWKTLGVMIGGDSFGNKEKLLPDGTYREADVDYGNVQSRGTKRLVYQTGCIIYYTADHYESYKLLEFR